The Deltaproteobacteria bacterium genome contains the following window.
CGGAGACACCGGCCCATTGCCCCTGGCCACCAGGACCGCCGTGGGCCACGCCTGCCGGACGACGGCAGGGAACAGCGGAATGGTCCTGAACATGGCCCTGAACTACTCCGGCCGGGACGAGATCGTCAGGGCATGCCGGACTATCGTTGCCAGCAAGATACCCCCGGACAGGATCGATGAGGATGTGTTTTCCTCGAACCTCTACACGGCAGGGCAGCCGGATCCTGACCTGATCATCAGGACGAGCGGCGAGATCCGTCTCAGTAATTACCTTCTTTTCCAGGCCGCCTACAGCGAGCTGTTTTTTACGGACACTCTGTGGCCGGACTTCACGCCCCGGGAGCTGGACGAAATCATCGCCACCTTCCGTCAACGCAGGAGGCGCTTCGGAGGTTTGGATTCGGACTCCGAGGAGGAGATACATGCAGGGACCAACTGAACAGGCCCAAGCACCGGCCGAAAACTCCCATCGGCGGCGAATTCTGACCTCAATTGTACTTTTGCCGGTACTTGGCGGCATCCTTTTTTGGGGTGGGTCGGCATTTGTCCTGGCCCTCATTCCGGTTTCCTGCCTTGGACTTTGGGAGCTCTATGGCCTTGTCTGGGGGGCTCGCGAAGAAATCTCACTCAAATGGGTCGGAACCATCCTGACTGCATCGACCATGGCCCTGCTTCCATGGCTTCCCAGGGAGGCGGTTTTACCGTGGCTGTTGTTTTGGGCATTGGCGACTTCCGCGGTTCTCTTCCTGGCCCGCTTGTCTCGGGATCCGGCTACGGCCAGGATGGAACCGTTTTTTTTCTATGTCTTTGGACTGGTCTATGTACCAGGTATGCTCGGCCTGTTCTGGTTTCTGGATCGGACGGAGGTCGTTCTTGTTCTGCTGGCGGCCTTTGCCACGGATACTGGAGGGTTCTACTGCGGTCGGTTCTGGGGGCGTTCCAAAATCTGGCCTGCAGTCAGTCCAAAAAAAACCTGGGAGGGTTCCCTCGGCGGTATGGGGCTGACCGTGGCGGTATGCGTCGCCTTCGGACTCTGGATCGGTACCTCCGTGATGGTGGCGGTGTTCTTTGGGATTATTCTCAATCTTGGGGCCCAGCTTGGTGATTTTTTCGAGTCCGGCCTGAAGCGATGGGCCGGGAAAAAAGACTCCGGCCCCTTCCTTCCAGGACACGGAGGCATCCTGGACCGCATTGATAGTATTCTCTTTTGCCTGCCGGTCTATCTGCTGGCCAGGGCATTTCATCCGTTTCACTAGAGGATTGACTCATGCGCATGGGCTATATCTCCCGTCTTGATGTTTCCTCCCTGCTGGCCCGCCCAAGGCGCAGGATCGTGATCCTCGGTTCGACCGGAAGCATCGGCCGGTCGGCCCTGGACGTGATTCGTCGCGATACCGGTGCCTTTGAAGTCCTCGGCCTGGCTGGGGCCAGGAATTTGAAACTTCTGGCCGAACAGGCCGCAACCTGGAGGCCGACCATTCTGTCCGTGCTGGAACCTGAAGACGAGAGTTCCCTACGCGGGCTTCTTCCCCGAGACTACAAGCCGGAGATTCTGTCCGGCGCCGAAGGGTATTGCGCAATGGCCGGGCATCCGGATGCCGACATGGTTCTTTCGGCCCAGGCCGGCGCGGCAGGTTTGGCGCCGACTTTGGCCGCAATCGAGGCCGGAAAGGTCGTGGCCCTTGCCAACAAGGAATCCATGGTTCTGGCCGGGCCGGTGATCAAGAAGGTCTGCGTCCGCTCAGGGGCGGTTATCCTCCCGGTGGACTCGGAGCACAATGCCCTGTTCCAGGCCCTGCAGGGGCACAACCCCCGGGAGGTGGACCGCATACTCCTCACGGCCTCGGGCGGCCCGTTCCGGTCTTATGGTCCGGATGCCTTGCAGGAGGTTACCCCGGCGCAGGCCCTTCGGCATCCGAACTGGGCCATGGGGCCTAAAATCACCATCGATTCGGCCACATTGATGAACAAGGGACTCGAGTTGATCGAGGCGGTCTACCTTTTCGACTGCGGAGTGAGCATGATCGAGATCCTCATCCATCCGCAGAGCATCGTCCATTCGATGATCCAGTACCGGGACGGTTCAGTTCTTGCTCAGATGGGTCCGCCGGACATGAGAATCCCGATTTCCTATGCGTTACATTTCCCTCTCCGGGGCCCGGCCGGGGTGAACCCTCTCGATTTTTTCGAAGTTGGCGCCCTGACATTCGAGCGGCCTCGAGAGGACGTATTCCCTGCCTTGCGTCTGGCCAGGGAAGCCATTGCCGCCGGGCCTGACTTCCCAGTAGTTTTGAACGCGGCCAATGAAGTGGCCGTGCAGGCCTTTTTGGACGGCAGAATACCTTTTACCGCCATCGTGGACATTTCCCGTCGGGCATTGGACGCCCATCGGCCTGCTCCGGCCAGGAATGTCGACGAGATTTTGGCCATGGACGCGGATACCAGACGACTGGCCACGGAAATGCTCGATTCGGGAGGCGTTATTCGATCATGATCTCATTCGTCCAGAGCGCGGCCGCCGTTGTTTTCGTCCTCGGTCTGCTCATCTTTTTCCATGAACTCGGCCACTATGCCGTCGCCAGGATGCTGGGGGTCGGAGTGAAGTGCTTTTCCCTCGGATTTGGTCCCCGCCTGCTGGGTTGGAAACGAGGAATGACCGACTACCGGGTGTCGGCCGTCCCGTTGGGCGGCTACGTCCGCCTTGTGGGAGACGAAGGTCCTGACGAGGGCTATCCTGATGCGGCCAGCTTCGCACTTCGTCCGGCTTGGCAAAGGATGGCCATCGTGGCTGCCGGGCCGATCTTCAATTTTGTCCTGGCCTGGTTCATATTCTGGGGCATATTCTGGGCCAACGGGCAGGCGGAGTTGGTCCCCAGGATCGGAACGGTTCAGGAGGACAGCGCGGCCCAGAGAGCCGGCATCGAGCCCGGGGACTTGATCGTTTCCATCGACGGCCTTTCTGCTCCATATTGGAGTGACCTTCTGAATCATGTCCAAGACAGCGGCGGCCGGACTTTGATGCTCGAACTGGAACGGGGCGGTCAGGTTATGAGGGTCAGCGTCACGCCGATGATGCAGGATCGCAAAAATATTTTTGGCGAGTCGAAGATGATTCCCATGATCGGAGTCACTCCGTCCGGTGAAGTGGTGGACATCCCGCTGGGCCTTTTGGCATCGGCCGAGGCCG
Protein-coding sequences here:
- the uppS gene encoding di-trans,poly-cis-decaprenylcistransferase; protein product: MTQTHPHINHLACIMDGNGRWASSRGLSRSEGHRAGADAAREIVRHCRNRGLGYLTLYAFSKENWRRPGSEVSFLFDLLRSFVQRELNSLMEQNIRLIVLGDTGPLPLATRTAVGHACRTTAGNSGMVLNMALNYSGRDEIVRACRTIVASKIPPDRIDEDVFSSNLYTAGQPDPDLIIRTSGEIRLSNYLLFQAAYSELFFTDTLWPDFTPRELDEIIATFRQRRRRFGGLDSDSEEEIHAGTN
- a CDS encoding 1-deoxy-D-xylulose-5-phosphate reductoisomerase gives rise to the protein MGYISRLDVSSLLARPRRRIVILGSTGSIGRSALDVIRRDTGAFEVLGLAGARNLKLLAEQAATWRPTILSVLEPEDESSLRGLLPRDYKPEILSGAEGYCAMAGHPDADMVLSAQAGAAGLAPTLAAIEAGKVVALANKESMVLAGPVIKKVCVRSGAVILPVDSEHNALFQALQGHNPREVDRILLTASGGPFRSYGPDALQEVTPAQALRHPNWAMGPKITIDSATLMNKGLELIEAVYLFDCGVSMIEILIHPQSIVHSMIQYRDGSVLAQMGPPDMRIPISYALHFPLRGPAGVNPLDFFEVGALTFERPREDVFPALRLAREAIAAGPDFPVVLNAANEVAVQAFLDGRIPFTAIVDISRRALDAHRPAPARNVDEILAMDADTRRLATEMLDSGGVIRS
- the rseP gene encoding RIP metalloprotease RseP; the encoded protein is MISFVQSAAAVVFVLGLLIFFHELGHYAVARMLGVGVKCFSLGFGPRLLGWKRGMTDYRVSAVPLGGYVRLVGDEGPDEGYPDAASFALRPAWQRMAIVAAGPIFNFVLAWFIFWGIFWANGQAELVPRIGTVQEDSAAQRAGIEPGDLIVSIDGLSAPYWSDLLNHVQDSGGRTLMLELERGGQVMRVSVTPMMQDRKNIFGESKMIPMIGVTPSGEVVDIPLGLLASAEAGLVQTWMLIRLTVLGLVKLVQRVVPLDNVGGPIMIAQLVAEQVENGVIHLFSLAALISVNLGLLNLLPIPVLDGGHILFYAIEMIRGRPLNERMRQAAVRVGLAALVGLMVLATFNDILRTFR
- a CDS encoding phosphatidate cytidylyltransferase, whose protein sequence is MQGPTEQAQAPAENSHRRRILTSIVLLPVLGGILFWGGSAFVLALIPVSCLGLWELYGLVWGAREEISLKWVGTILTASTMALLPWLPREAVLPWLLFWALATSAVLFLARLSRDPATARMEPFFFYVFGLVYVPGMLGLFWFLDRTEVVLVLLAAFATDTGGFYCGRFWGRSKIWPAVSPKKTWEGSLGGMGLTVAVCVAFGLWIGTSVMVAVFFGIILNLGAQLGDFFESGLKRWAGKKDSGPFLPGHGGILDRIDSILFCLPVYLLARAFHPFH